A DNA window from Camelina sativa cultivar DH55 chromosome 13, Cs, whole genome shotgun sequence contains the following coding sequences:
- the LOC104734170 gene encoding pyruvate decarboxylase 4-like codes for MDTKIGSIDTCKPTTGDVGSPPSNAVATIQDSVPTTATSEATLGRHLARRLVQAEVTDIFSVPGDFNLTLLDHLIAEPELKNIGCCNELNAGYAADGYARSRGVGACVVTFTVGGLSVLNAIAGAYSENLPVICIVGGPNSNDFGTNRILHHTIGLPDFSQELRCFQTVTCYQAVVNHLEDAHEQIDTAISTALKESKPVYISISCNLAATPHPTFARDPVPFALTPRLSNKMGLEAAVEATLEFLNKAVKPVMVGGPKLRVAKASEAFVEVADASGYAMAVMPSAKGLVPENHPHFLGTYWGAVSTPFCNEIVESADAYIFAGPIFNDYSSVGYSLLLKKEKAIIVHPDRVVVGNGPTFGCVRMADFFRELAKRVKRIETGYENYHRIFVPEGKPAKCKPKEPLRVNAMFQHIQKMLSSETAVIAETGDSWFNCQKLKLPKGCGYEFQMQYGSIGWSVGATLGYAQAVPEKRVLSFIGDGSFQVTAQDISTMIRNGQKSIIFLINNGGYTIEVEIHDGPYNVIKNWNYTGLVDAIHNGEGKCWTKKVRYEEELEEAIKTATTEKKDCLCFIEVIVHKDDTSRELLEWGSRVSAANGRPPNPQ; via the exons ATGGACACCAAAATAGGATCGATCGACACTTGTAAGCCAACAACTGGCGACGTCGGAAGTCCCCCAAGCAACGCCGTCGCAACAATCCAAGACTCCGTTCCCACCACCGCAACTTCCGAAGCGACTCTAGGACGTCACTTAGCCCGCCGTCTTGTCCAAGCCGAAGTCACCGACATTTTCTCTGTTCCCGGTGATTTCAACCTAACTCTGCTCGACCACCTCATCGCCGAGCCAGAGCTCAAAAACATCGGATGCTGCAACGAGCTTAACGCAGGTTACGCTGCAGATGGTTACGCTCGATCCCGTGGAGTCGGTGCTTGCGTGGTGACCTTCACCGTTGGTGGACTCAGCGTTTTGAACGCCATCGCTGGTGCATACAGTGAGAATCTGCCAGTTATCTGTATCGTCGGAGGTCCCAACTCCAACGATTTTGGCACTAACCGTATTCTTCATCACACCATCGGTTTACCTGACTTCAGCCAAGAGCTTAGGTGTTTCCAAACTGTTACTTGCTATCAG GCTGTGGTGAACCATCTGGAGGATGCTCACGAACAGATCGATACAGCGATATCAACAGCTCTGAAAGAGAGCAAGCCTGTGTACATTAGCATCAGCTGTAACTTAGCTGCAACTCCTCATCCTACGTTTGCTCGTGATCCTGTCCCTTTTGCCCTAACTCCAAG GTTGAGCAACAAGATGGGCCTAGAAGCTGCGGTGGAAGCAACATTGGAGTTTCTGAACAAGGCAGTGAAGCCAGTTATGGTTGGTGGTCCCAAGTTGCGTGTGGCTAAAGCTAGTGAAGCCTTTGTGGAGGTAGCTGATGCTTCAGGCTACGCCATGGCAGTGATGCCTTCTGCAAAAGGCCTTGTACCAGAGAACCATCCTCATTTCCTTGGCACTTACTGGGGAGCAGTGAGCACACCTTTCTGCAATGAGATTGTCGAATCTGCGGATGCTTACATATTCGCAGGTCCAATCTTCAACGACTACAGCTCCGTTGGTTACTCCCTTCTcctcaagaaagaaaaagccaTCATCGTGCATCCTGATCGTGTCGTTGTGGGTAATGGTCCTACGTTTGGTTGCGTTCGGATGGCTGATTTCTTCAGGGAGTTGGCTAAGAGGGTGAAGCGTATCGAGACGGGTTATGAGAATTACCACAGGATCTTTGTCCCTGAAGGTAAGCCAGCGAAATGCAAACCAAAAGAGCCTCTGAGAGTCAACGCAATGTTTCAACACATTCAGAAGATGCTCTCTAGTGAAACTGCTGTGATTGCTGAAACTGGTGATTCTTGGTTCAATTGCCAGAAACTAAAGCTGCCTAAAGGATGTGG GTACGAGTTTCAGATGCAGTATGGATCAATTGGTTGGTCTGTTGGTGCAACGCTGGGATACGCACAAGCTGTACCAGAGAAGAGAGTCTTGTCTTTCATCGGAGACGGGAGTTTCCAAGTGACTGCTCAAGACATATCCACGATGATTCGTAACGGACAGAAGTCGATCATCTTCCTGATTAACAACGGTGGCTACACCATTGAAGTCGAGATTCATGATGGTCCTTACAACGTGATCAAGAACTGGAACTATACTGGTCTCGTCGATGCCATTCATAACGGTGAAGGCAAATGCTGGACCAAAAAG GTGAGATACGAGGAGGAGTTAGAGGAAGCGATTAAGACAGCGACAACGGAGAAGAAAGATTGTCTTTGTTTCATTGAAGTGATTGTTCACAAAGATGATACGAGCAGAGAGTTGCTTGAGTGGGGATCTCGCGTCTCTGCTGCTAATGGTCGTCCTCCCAATCCTCAGTAG
- the LOC104734171 gene encoding transcription factor bHLH140-like isoform X3 yields MEDSEKTNQIVVLLIGPPGSGKSTFSDTVMRSSLRPWSRICQDIINNGEAGTKAQCLKMALSSLKEGNSVFIDRCNLDREQRSEFVKLGGPGIEVHAVVLELPAQVCISRSVKRTGHEGNLQGGRAAAVVNRMLQSKELPKVNEGFSRVMFCYNDADVEIAVNTYIKLGPMDTLPSGCFGEKKSDTKSQPGIMKFFKKASDIIVEKAEEFLPKVGTARLVLVDLSHGSKILSLVKAKASQKNIDSARFFTFVGDITKLRSEGGLHCNVIANATNWRLKPGGGGVNAAIFKAAGPDLETATRVRANTLLPGKAVVVPLPSTCPLHNAEGITHVIHVLGPNMNPNRPDNLNNDYTKGCKTLREAYTSLFEGFLSVVQDQSKFPKRSNQTALSDSGENIKEDSERNKKYKGSQDNAVTNNMESGSLEDTRDSGKKMSKEWSTWALALHTIAMHPERHENIVLEFSDNIVVINDQYPKARKHVLVLARQESLDGLEDVRKENFQLLQEMHNVGLKWVDRFQNEDASLIFRLGYHSVPSMRQLHLHVISQDFDSDSLKNKKHWNSFTSSFFRDSVDVLEEVKSQGKANVASEDLLKGELRCNRCRSAHPNIPKLKSHVRSCRSQFPEHVLQNSRLVARPET; encoded by the exons ATGGAAGACTCtg AGAAGACGAATCAGATAGTGGTGCTTCTGATTGGTCCCCCAGGAAGCGGCAAATCGACGTTTAGTGACACCGTGATGCGTTCCTCTCTCCGCCCTTGGTCTCGCATCTGCCAg GATATTATTAACAATGGCGAAGCTGGAACAAAGGCTCAGTGTTTAAAGATGGCCTTAAGTTCCCTTAAGGAAGGCAACAGCGTTTTTATAGACAGATGCAATCTTGACAGAGAGCAGCGCTCTGAGTTTGTTAAGCTTGGTGGTCCTGGCATTGAAGTCCATGCAGTTGTTCTGGAGCTTCCTGCTCAGGTTTGTATTTCTAGATCAGTCAAAAGAACCGGTCATGAAGGAAATCTACAAGGCGGAAGAGCTGCAGCTGTTGTGAATAGGATGCTTCAGAGTAAGGAACTTCCCAAGGTTAATGAAGGGTTTTCTCGGGTTATGTTTTGTTACAATGATGCAGATGTTGAAATTGCTGTTAACACATACATCAAGCTTGGTCCAATGGATACTCTTCCTTCTGGCTGTTTTGGcgaaaaaaaatcagacactAAAAGCCAACCTGGTATAATGAAGTTCTTTAAGAAA GCTTCTGATATCATTGTCGAGAAAGCAGAGGAGTTCTTGCCCAAAGTTGGGACTGCGCGTCTTGTCTTGGTGGACTTGAGCCACGGGTCAAAGATTCTGTCTCTTGTCAAAGCTAAGGCTTCTCAAAAGAACATTGACTCAGCGAGATTCTTCACATTTGTCGGGGACATAACTAAGCTTCGTTCTGAAGGTGGTCTACACTGCAATGTTATAGCTAATGCTACTAATTG GCGGCTTAAACCTGGAGGTGGGGGTGTGAATGCAGCAATATTCAAAGCTGCTGGTCCAGATCTCGAAACTGCGACAAGAGTACGAGCAAACACTCTTCTTCCTGGAAAAGCTGTGGTAGTTCCTCTTCCTTCTACTTGCCCTTTACACAATGCAGAAGGTATTACACATGTCATACATGTTCTAGGACCAAacatgaacccaaaccgaccagACAACCTTAACAACGACTACACCAAGGGCTGCAAAACTCTCCGGGAGGCTTACACATCCCTGTTTGAAGGTTTTCTGTCAGTAGTACAAGATCAATCAAAGTTTCCCAAACGAAGCAATCAAACAGCTCTGTCAGATTCTGGTGAGAATATTAAGGAAGACtctgagagaaacaaaaagtacaaaGGATCACAAGATAACGCCGTAACTAATAATATGGAATCAGGGTCTCTGGAGGATACAAGAGACAGTGGAAAGAAGATGAGTAAAGAATGGAGCACATGGGCATTGGCTCTCCACACCATCGCGATGCACCCAGAGAGACATGAGAATATCGTGCTAGAATTTTCAGACAACATCGTTGTGATAAACGACCAGTACCCAAAG GCTCGGAAGCATGTGCTAGTACTGGCGAGACAGGAGAGTCTAGATGGGCTAGAAGACGTTCGCAAGGAGAACTTTCAACTTCTGCAGGAAATGCACAATGTTGGTCTGAAATGGGTTGATAGATTCCAAAACGAGGATGCATCTCTTATCTTCCGCCTTGGATATCACTCG gttCCGTCGATGCGACAACTACATTTACACGTTATAAGCCAAGACTTTGATTCAGATAGtttaaagaacaagaaacactGGAACTCTTTCACGTCCTCGTTCTTTCGTGACTCAGTTGATGTACTTGAAGAGGTCAAGAGCCAAGGTAAGGCCAATGTGGCAAGCGAAGATCTGTTGAAAGGGGAGTTGCGTTGCAATCGGTGTAGAAGCGCACACCCAAATATTCCTAAACTCAAATCTCATGTCAGAAGCTGCCGTTCTCAGTTTCCTGAACATGTACTCCAAAACAGTCGCCTTGTGGCTCGACCAGAGACTTAG
- the LOC104734171 gene encoding transcription factor bHLH140-like isoform X2 encodes MEDSEKTNQIVVLLIGPPGSGKSTFSDTVMRSSLRPWSRICQDIINNGEAGTKAQCLKMALSSLKEGNSVFIDRCNLDREQRSEFVKLGGPGIEVHAVVLELPAQVCISRSVKRTGHEGNLQGGRAAAVVNRMLQSKELPKVNEGFSRVMFCYNDADVEIAVNTYIKLGPMDTLPSGCFGEKKSDTKSQPGIMKFFKKVNALPASSSNEATNAMRKANEKTENSRLGSADIVHTLAFPSISTADFQFDLEQASDIIVEKAEEFLPKVGTARLVLVDLSHGSKILSLVKAKASQKNIDSARFFTFVGDITKLRSEGGLHCNVIANATNWRLKPGGGGVNAAIFKAAGPDLETATRVRANTLLPGKAVVVPLPSTCPLHNAEGITHVIHVLGPNMNPNRPDNLNNDYTKGCKTLREAYTSLFEGFLSVVQDQSKFPKRSNQTALSDSGSLEDTRDSGKKMSKEWSTWALALHTIAMHPERHENIVLEFSDNIVVINDQYPKARKHVLVLARQESLDGLEDVRKENFQLLQEMHNVGLKWVDRFQNEDASLIFRLGYHSVPSMRQLHLHVISQDFDSDSLKNKKHWNSFTSSFFRDSVDVLEEVKSQGKANVASEDLLKGELRCNRCRSAHPNIPKLKSHVRSCRSQFPEHVLQNSRLVARPET; translated from the exons ATGGAAGACTCtg AGAAGACGAATCAGATAGTGGTGCTTCTGATTGGTCCCCCAGGAAGCGGCAAATCGACGTTTAGTGACACCGTGATGCGTTCCTCTCTCCGCCCTTGGTCTCGCATCTGCCAg GATATTATTAACAATGGCGAAGCTGGAACAAAGGCTCAGTGTTTAAAGATGGCCTTAAGTTCCCTTAAGGAAGGCAACAGCGTTTTTATAGACAGATGCAATCTTGACAGAGAGCAGCGCTCTGAGTTTGTTAAGCTTGGTGGTCCTGGCATTGAAGTCCATGCAGTTGTTCTGGAGCTTCCTGCTCAGGTTTGTATTTCTAGATCAGTCAAAAGAACCGGTCATGAAGGAAATCTACAAGGCGGAAGAGCTGCAGCTGTTGTGAATAGGATGCTTCAGAGTAAGGAACTTCCCAAGGTTAATGAAGGGTTTTCTCGGGTTATGTTTTGTTACAATGATGCAGATGTTGAAATTGCTGTTAACACATACATCAAGCTTGGTCCAATGGATACTCTTCCTTCTGGCTGTTTTGGcgaaaaaaaatcagacactAAAAGCCAACCTGGTATAATGAAGTTCTTTAAGAAAGTTAATGCTCTTCCTGCTTCATCTTCTAATGAAGCTACTAACGCAATGCGCAAAGCTaatgaaaaaacagaaaattccCGACTTGGTTCTGCTGATATTGTACATACACTGGCATTCCCATCAATTTCGACTGCTGATTTTCAGTTTGATCTTGAACAGGCTTCTGATATCATTGTCGAGAAAGCAGAGGAGTTCTTGCCCAAAGTTGGGACTGCGCGTCTTGTCTTGGTGGACTTGAGCCACGGGTCAAAGATTCTGTCTCTTGTCAAAGCTAAGGCTTCTCAAAAGAACATTGACTCAGCGAGATTCTTCACATTTGTCGGGGACATAACTAAGCTTCGTTCTGAAGGTGGTCTACACTGCAATGTTATAGCTAATGCTACTAATTG GCGGCTTAAACCTGGAGGTGGGGGTGTGAATGCAGCAATATTCAAAGCTGCTGGTCCAGATCTCGAAACTGCGACAAGAGTACGAGCAAACACTCTTCTTCCTGGAAAAGCTGTGGTAGTTCCTCTTCCTTCTACTTGCCCTTTACACAATGCAGAAGGTATTACACATGTCATACATGTTCTAGGACCAAacatgaacccaaaccgaccagACAACCTTAACAACGACTACACCAAGGGCTGCAAAACTCTCCGGGAGGCTTACACATCCCTGTTTGAAGGTTTTCTGTCAGTAGTACAAGATCAATCAAAGTTTCCCAAACGAAGCAATCAAACAGCTCTGTCAGATTCTG GGTCTCTGGAGGATACAAGAGACAGTGGAAAGAAGATGAGTAAAGAATGGAGCACATGGGCATTGGCTCTCCACACCATCGCGATGCACCCAGAGAGACATGAGAATATCGTGCTAGAATTTTCAGACAACATCGTTGTGATAAACGACCAGTACCCAAAG GCTCGGAAGCATGTGCTAGTACTGGCGAGACAGGAGAGTCTAGATGGGCTAGAAGACGTTCGCAAGGAGAACTTTCAACTTCTGCAGGAAATGCACAATGTTGGTCTGAAATGGGTTGATAGATTCCAAAACGAGGATGCATCTCTTATCTTCCGCCTTGGATATCACTCG gttCCGTCGATGCGACAACTACATTTACACGTTATAAGCCAAGACTTTGATTCAGATAGtttaaagaacaagaaacactGGAACTCTTTCACGTCCTCGTTCTTTCGTGACTCAGTTGATGTACTTGAAGAGGTCAAGAGCCAAGGTAAGGCCAATGTGGCAAGCGAAGATCTGTTGAAAGGGGAGTTGCGTTGCAATCGGTGTAGAAGCGCACACCCAAATATTCCTAAACTCAAATCTCATGTCAGAAGCTGCCGTTCTCAGTTTCCTGAACATGTACTCCAAAACAGTCGCCTTGTGGCTCGACCAGAGACTTAG
- the LOC104734171 gene encoding transcription factor bHLH140-like isoform X1, with protein sequence MEDSEKTNQIVVLLIGPPGSGKSTFSDTVMRSSLRPWSRICQDIINNGEAGTKAQCLKMALSSLKEGNSVFIDRCNLDREQRSEFVKLGGPGIEVHAVVLELPAQVCISRSVKRTGHEGNLQGGRAAAVVNRMLQSKELPKVNEGFSRVMFCYNDADVEIAVNTYIKLGPMDTLPSGCFGEKKSDTKSQPGIMKFFKKVNALPASSSNEATNAMRKANEKTENSRLGSADIVHTLAFPSISTADFQFDLEQASDIIVEKAEEFLPKVGTARLVLVDLSHGSKILSLVKAKASQKNIDSARFFTFVGDITKLRSEGGLHCNVIANATNWRLKPGGGGVNAAIFKAAGPDLETATRVRANTLLPGKAVVVPLPSTCPLHNAEGITHVIHVLGPNMNPNRPDNLNNDYTKGCKTLREAYTSLFEGFLSVVQDQSKFPKRSNQTALSDSGENIKEDSERNKKYKGSQDNAVTNNMESGSLEDTRDSGKKMSKEWSTWALALHTIAMHPERHENIVLEFSDNIVVINDQYPKARKHVLVLARQESLDGLEDVRKENFQLLQEMHNVGLKWVDRFQNEDASLIFRLGYHSVPSMRQLHLHVISQDFDSDSLKNKKHWNSFTSSFFRDSVDVLEEVKSQGKANVASEDLLKGELRCNRCRSAHPNIPKLKSHVRSCRSQFPEHVLQNSRLVARPET encoded by the exons ATGGAAGACTCtg AGAAGACGAATCAGATAGTGGTGCTTCTGATTGGTCCCCCAGGAAGCGGCAAATCGACGTTTAGTGACACCGTGATGCGTTCCTCTCTCCGCCCTTGGTCTCGCATCTGCCAg GATATTATTAACAATGGCGAAGCTGGAACAAAGGCTCAGTGTTTAAAGATGGCCTTAAGTTCCCTTAAGGAAGGCAACAGCGTTTTTATAGACAGATGCAATCTTGACAGAGAGCAGCGCTCTGAGTTTGTTAAGCTTGGTGGTCCTGGCATTGAAGTCCATGCAGTTGTTCTGGAGCTTCCTGCTCAGGTTTGTATTTCTAGATCAGTCAAAAGAACCGGTCATGAAGGAAATCTACAAGGCGGAAGAGCTGCAGCTGTTGTGAATAGGATGCTTCAGAGTAAGGAACTTCCCAAGGTTAATGAAGGGTTTTCTCGGGTTATGTTTTGTTACAATGATGCAGATGTTGAAATTGCTGTTAACACATACATCAAGCTTGGTCCAATGGATACTCTTCCTTCTGGCTGTTTTGGcgaaaaaaaatcagacactAAAAGCCAACCTGGTATAATGAAGTTCTTTAAGAAAGTTAATGCTCTTCCTGCTTCATCTTCTAATGAAGCTACTAACGCAATGCGCAAAGCTaatgaaaaaacagaaaattccCGACTTGGTTCTGCTGATATTGTACATACACTGGCATTCCCATCAATTTCGACTGCTGATTTTCAGTTTGATCTTGAACAGGCTTCTGATATCATTGTCGAGAAAGCAGAGGAGTTCTTGCCCAAAGTTGGGACTGCGCGTCTTGTCTTGGTGGACTTGAGCCACGGGTCAAAGATTCTGTCTCTTGTCAAAGCTAAGGCTTCTCAAAAGAACATTGACTCAGCGAGATTCTTCACATTTGTCGGGGACATAACTAAGCTTCGTTCTGAAGGTGGTCTACACTGCAATGTTATAGCTAATGCTACTAATTG GCGGCTTAAACCTGGAGGTGGGGGTGTGAATGCAGCAATATTCAAAGCTGCTGGTCCAGATCTCGAAACTGCGACAAGAGTACGAGCAAACACTCTTCTTCCTGGAAAAGCTGTGGTAGTTCCTCTTCCTTCTACTTGCCCTTTACACAATGCAGAAGGTATTACACATGTCATACATGTTCTAGGACCAAacatgaacccaaaccgaccagACAACCTTAACAACGACTACACCAAGGGCTGCAAAACTCTCCGGGAGGCTTACACATCCCTGTTTGAAGGTTTTCTGTCAGTAGTACAAGATCAATCAAAGTTTCCCAAACGAAGCAATCAAACAGCTCTGTCAGATTCTGGTGAGAATATTAAGGAAGACtctgagagaaacaaaaagtacaaaGGATCACAAGATAACGCCGTAACTAATAATATGGAATCAGGGTCTCTGGAGGATACAAGAGACAGTGGAAAGAAGATGAGTAAAGAATGGAGCACATGGGCATTGGCTCTCCACACCATCGCGATGCACCCAGAGAGACATGAGAATATCGTGCTAGAATTTTCAGACAACATCGTTGTGATAAACGACCAGTACCCAAAG GCTCGGAAGCATGTGCTAGTACTGGCGAGACAGGAGAGTCTAGATGGGCTAGAAGACGTTCGCAAGGAGAACTTTCAACTTCTGCAGGAAATGCACAATGTTGGTCTGAAATGGGTTGATAGATTCCAAAACGAGGATGCATCTCTTATCTTCCGCCTTGGATATCACTCG gttCCGTCGATGCGACAACTACATTTACACGTTATAAGCCAAGACTTTGATTCAGATAGtttaaagaacaagaaacactGGAACTCTTTCACGTCCTCGTTCTTTCGTGACTCAGTTGATGTACTTGAAGAGGTCAAGAGCCAAGGTAAGGCCAATGTGGCAAGCGAAGATCTGTTGAAAGGGGAGTTGCGTTGCAATCGGTGTAGAAGCGCACACCCAAATATTCCTAAACTCAAATCTCATGTCAGAAGCTGCCGTTCTCAGTTTCCTGAACATGTACTCCAAAACAGTCGCCTTGTGGCTCGACCAGAGACTTAG
- the LOC109125190 gene encoding transcription factor bHLH140-like isoform X1, translated as MDHSNLRSQNPNSSSTTSSSSSPFHGHKSDTGNTKRSRSESTLSTDPQSVAARERRHRISDRFKVLQSMVPGGAKMDTVSMLDEAIRYVKFLKAQIWFHQNMLVFLNDHETTSSCTYSPATGGYEPTLFGYDEGCTHVNETYSQGMPLTVMDSVYSPWLPVDYEQERGSS; from the exons ATGGACCATTCTAATCTTCGTAGccaaaaccctaattcatcATCCACCACTTCCTCATCCTCTTCCCCTTTCCATGGTCACAAGAGCGATACCGGAAACACAAAACGGTCAAG GTCAGAGTCCACGTTATCGACGGATCCTCAGAGCGTGGCGGCCCGTGAGAGACGGCACAGAATCAGCGACCGTTTCAAAGTTCTACAAAGCATGGTTCCTGGTGGTGCGAAGATGGACACTGTCTCTATGCTTGACGAAGCCATTCGATACGTAAAGTTCCTGAAAGCTCAGATCTGGTTTCACCAAAACATGCTTGTCTTCTTAAACGACCACGAAACCACGTCGTCTTGTACTTACTCTCCCGCCACCGGAGGATACGAACCAACACTCTTTGGTTATGATGAAGGCTGTACCCATGTAAATGAGACGTACTCACAAGGCATGCCACTTACGGTCATGGACTCGGTGTATTCGCCGTGGCTTCCGGTAGATTATGAGCAAGAACGTGGCTCATCTTAA
- the LOC109125190 gene encoding transcription factor bHLH140-like isoform X2: protein MDHSNLRSQNPNSSSTTSSSSSPFHGHKSDTGNTKRSRSESTLSTDPQSVAARERRHRISDRFKVLQSMVPGGAKMDTVSMLDEAIRYVKFLKAQIWFHQNMLVFLNDHETTSSCTYSPATGGYEPTLFGYDEGCTHVNETYSQGMPLTVMDSVYSPWLPVDYEQERGSS, encoded by the coding sequence ATGGACCATTCTAATCTTCGTAGccaaaaccctaattcatcATCCACCACTTCCTCATCCTCTTCCCCTTTCCATGGTCACAAGAGCGACACCGGAAACACAAAACGGTCAAGGTCAGAGTCCACGTTATCGACGGATCCTCAGAGCGTGGCGGCCCGTGAGAGACGGCACAGAATCAGCGACCGTTTCAAAGTTCTACAAAGCATGGTTCCTGGTGGTGCGAAGATGGACACTGTCTCTATGCTTGACGAAGCCATTCGATACGTAAAGTTCCTGAAAGCTCAGATCTGGTTTCACCAAAACATGCTTGTCTTCTTAAACGACCACGAAACCACGTCGTCTTGTACTTACTCTCCCGCCACCGGAGGATACGAACCAACACTCTTTGGTTATGATGAAGGCTGTACCCATGTAAATGAGACGTACTCACAAGGCATGCCACTTACGGTCATGGACTCGGTGTATTCGCCGTGGCTTCCGGTAGATTATGAGCAAGAACGTGGCTCATCTTAA
- the LOC104734172 gene encoding uncharacterized protein LOC104734172: MSSDEFRLVSPTIDNDGKLPRKYTKGGQGVKKDISPPLEWYNVPEGTKSLALVVEDIDAPDPSGPLVPWTIWVVVDIPPEMKGIPEAFSGKEEQTAGIREGNNDHKIPGWRGPLMPSHDHRFQFKLLALDDKPNLGHTVTKERLLDAIEGHVLGEAIFTCVA; encoded by the exons atgtcgAGTGATGAGTTCAGGCTGGTTTCGCCGACCATAGACAATGATGGGAAGCTGCCGAGAAAGTATACGAAGGGAGGTCAAGGTGTTAAGAAGGatatctctcctcctcttgaaTG GTACAACGTTCCAGAAGGTACGAAATCACTAGCCTTGGTGGTGGAGGACATAGATGCGCCAGATCCTAGTGGACCGCTAGTCCCATGGACGATATGGGTAGTTGTTGACATACCGCCGGAGATGAAAGGTATTCCGGAAGCATTTTCCGGCAAGGAGGAGCAGACCGCTGGTATCCGGGAAGGGAATAATGACCACAAGATTCCGGGATGGCGTGGTCCCCTTATGCCTAGTCACGATCACCGTTTCCAGTTCAAGCTCTTGGCTCTCGATGATAAACCAAACCTTGGTCATACG GTGACGAAAGAGAGATTGCTGGATGCGATTGAAGGACACGTGCTGGGAGAAGCGATCTTCACGTGTGTGGCCTAA